One genomic window of Pseudomonas sp. LFM046 includes the following:
- a CDS encoding PQQ-dependent catabolism-associated CXXCW motif protein: MKRLLACVTCLVLALPVLAEEANAPLFSADGYRVARYRSPTPAAAEPARTLDTPSLQALLQKQPDTLLVDVYRRQWLHDRFIEDEPHANLPGSLWLANTGDGTLAPEWQAYFSRHLQQASQGRLDRPVVFYCRSDCWLSWNAVKRAAALGYTNLYWYRDGIDAWEQAGLPLQPARPLPFP, encoded by the coding sequence ATGAAGCGCCTCCTCGCCTGCGTGACCTGCCTTGTCCTGGCCCTGCCCGTCTTGGCCGAAGAGGCCAACGCGCCGCTGTTTTCCGCCGACGGCTACCGTGTCGCCCGCTATCGCAGCCCGACCCCGGCAGCCGCCGAGCCCGCCCGCACCCTGGACACGCCCAGTCTCCAGGCCTTGCTCCAGAAGCAGCCCGACACCTTGCTGGTGGATGTCTACCGCCGCCAGTGGCTGCATGACCGCTTCATCGAGGACGAGCCCCACGCCAACCTGCCCGGCAGCCTCTGGCTGGCCAATACCGGCGACGGCACGCTCGCGCCCGAATGGCAGGCGTACTTCAGCCGCCACCTGCAGCAGGCCAGCCAGGGCCGACTCGACCGCCCGGTGGTGTTCTACTGCCGCTCCGACTGCTGGCTCAGCTGGAACGCGGTAAAGCGCGCAGCCGCGCTGGGCTACACCAACCTCTACTGGTACCGTGACGGCATCGATGCCTGGGAACAGGCCGGTCTGCCCCTGCAGCCCGCCCGTCCCCTGCCGTTCCCCTGA
- a CDS encoding response regulator transcription factor, translated as MYKILIADDHPLFREAIHNVISDGFPESEVMETADLDSALALTQEHDDLDLILLDLNMPGMHGLNGLINLRNEAPTVPVVIVSAEQDKQVVLQAITYGAVGFITKSSPRAQMTDAIEQILNGNVYLPSDIIRTQKASPRRHHEEPAIPPELLQALTRKQLLVLERMTKGESNKQIAYNLDIAETTVKAHVSAILRKLNVHNRVQAILSASDIDFTAYLRR; from the coding sequence ATGTACAAAATACTGATTGCCGACGACCACCCGCTTTTCCGCGAAGCCATCCACAACGTCATCAGTGACGGTTTTCCGGAGAGCGAAGTGATGGAAACCGCCGACCTGGACAGCGCCCTGGCGCTGACCCAGGAACACGACGATCTGGACCTGATCCTGCTCGACCTGAACATGCCCGGCATGCACGGCCTGAACGGGCTGATCAACCTGCGCAACGAGGCGCCCACCGTGCCGGTGGTGATCGTCTCCGCCGAACAGGACAAACAGGTGGTGCTGCAGGCCATCACCTACGGCGCCGTGGGCTTCATCACCAAGTCCTCGCCCCGCGCGCAGATGACCGACGCCATCGAGCAGATCCTCAACGGCAACGTCTACCTGCCCTCCGACATCATCCGCACGCAGAAAGCCTCGCCCCGCCGTCATCACGAAGAGCCCGCCATCCCGCCGGAACTGCTCCAGGCGCTGACCCGCAAGCAGCTGCTGGTGCTGGAGCGCATGACCAAGGGCGAATCGAACAAGCAGATCGCCTACAACCTGGATATCGCCGAGACCACGGTGAAGGCCCATGTTTCGGCCATCCTGCGCAAGCTCAACGTGCACAACCGGGTGCAGGCGATCCTGTCGGCCAGCGATATCGACTTCACCGCCTACCTGCGTCGCTGA
- a CDS encoding transposase, which produces MSNYRRARDAGALYFFTLVTHQRQPLLTRPDVRQQLRAAIVHTRARYPFVIHGWVLLPDHLHCVWQLPTNDHDFGRRWSIIKRRVSQHCTGANQLSGSQLARGELAFWQRRFWEHRIRDEDDYRRHMDYLHWNPVKHGLVGRVADWSWSSFHRLVGEGVYPNDWGGTGDIDGVFGE; this is translated from the coding sequence ATGTCCAATTACCGTCGCGCCAGGGACGCGGGCGCGCTGTATTTCTTCACCCTGGTAACCCACCAGCGGCAACCGCTGCTGACCCGTCCCGATGTCCGCCAGCAGCTTCGCGCAGCCATCGTCCATACCCGTGCGCGCTATCCCTTCGTCATTCACGGCTGGGTACTGCTTCCCGACCACCTTCACTGTGTCTGGCAACTTCCCACGAACGACCATGATTTCGGTCGCCGCTGGTCCATCATCAAACGTCGAGTGAGCCAACATTGCACTGGGGCAAATCAGCTCAGCGGCAGCCAACTCGCGCGCGGCGAACTGGCGTTCTGGCAACGTCGCTTCTGGGAACACCGGATTCGTGACGAGGACGACTACCGGCGACACATGGACTACCTGCACTGGAACCCGGTCAAGCATGGCCTGGTGGGTCGGGTAGCGGATTGGTCCTGGTCGAGCTTTCATCGCTTGGTTGGCGAAGGCGTCTATCCGAATGACTGGGGCGGTACAGGCGATATCGACGGCGTTTTTGGCGAGTGA
- a CDS encoding YVTN family beta-propeller repeat protein, with translation MPTPLATAVGSALLVIASQALAATAYVSNEKDDSISVIDLDSLEVTASLAVGARPRGLALSSDNKLLYICASDSDTVQVMDLATRKIIKELPSGADPEQFALHPNDRWLYISNEDDALVTVVDTQSDQVLGQIDVGVEPEGMAVSPDGKWAVNTSETTNMVHWIDTATQKLVDNTLVDQRPRHVEFSQDGKLLWTSAEIGGTVTVVDVASRQVQKVLKFQIKGVHPDKVQPVGVKLTRDGKYAFVALGPANHVAVLDAKTYEVLDYLLVGRRVWHLAFTPDEKQLLATNGISGDVSVIDVDSLKVTKSIKVGRYPWGVVVTP, from the coding sequence ATGCCCACGCCCCTCGCCACTGCCGTCGGCTCCGCCCTGCTGGTCATCGCCAGCCAGGCCCTGGCCGCCACCGCCTATGTCTCCAACGAGAAGGACGACAGCATCAGCGTCATCGACCTGGACAGCCTGGAAGTCACCGCGAGCCTGGCCGTGGGCGCGCGGCCCCGTGGCCTGGCGCTGTCCAGCGACAACAAGCTGCTCTACATCTGCGCCAGTGACTCGGACACGGTGCAGGTGATGGACCTGGCCACCCGCAAGATCATCAAGGAACTGCCCTCCGGCGCCGACCCCGAGCAGTTCGCCCTGCATCCCAACGACCGCTGGCTGTACATCTCCAACGAAGACGATGCCCTGGTGACGGTGGTGGATACCCAGTCCGACCAGGTGCTGGGCCAGATCGACGTGGGGGTGGAGCCGGAAGGCATGGCCGTCAGCCCGGATGGCAAGTGGGCGGTGAACACCAGCGAAACCACCAACATGGTGCACTGGATCGATACCGCAACGCAGAAGCTGGTAGACAACACCCTGGTGGACCAACGCCCGCGACACGTGGAGTTCAGCCAGGACGGCAAGCTGCTGTGGACCTCGGCAGAGATCGGCGGCACCGTGACCGTGGTGGACGTGGCCAGCCGCCAGGTGCAGAAGGTGCTGAAGTTCCAGATCAAGGGCGTGCACCCGGACAAGGTGCAGCCGGTGGGTGTGAAGCTGACCCGCGATGGCAAGTACGCCTTCGTCGCCCTGGGCCCGGCCAACCATGTGGCGGTGCTGGACGCGAAAACCTATGAAGTCCTCGACTACCTGCTGGTGGGCCGGCGTGTCTGGCACCTGGCCTTTACCCCGGATGAGAAGCAGCTGCTGGCGACCAATGGCATCAGCGGCGACGTCTCGGTCATCGACGTGGACAGCCTCAAGGTGACGAAGTCGATCAAGGTCGGCCGTTATCCCTGGGGCGTGGTGGTGACCCCATGA
- a CDS encoding ABC transporter ATP-binding protein, translated as MSALELTGVGFSYGARRALEQVGFILEPGSFTALLGPNGAGKSTLVALLTRLYDLQQGEIAVCGHSLRREPRKALAKLGVVFQQSTLDLDLSVEQNLAYHACLHGLPRRLAQARIERELERQQLVPRRRDKVRLLNGGHRRRVEIARALLHEPSLLLLDEASAGLDPASRDGLNRHVRQLCSDRRMAVLWTTHLLDEVRPEDRLLLLHQGRIIANDSAASLGSRHAGGLAGAFERLTA; from the coding sequence ATGAGCGCCCTGGAACTGACTGGGGTCGGGTTTTCCTACGGCGCGCGCCGTGCCCTGGAGCAGGTGGGTTTCATCTTGGAACCGGGCAGCTTCACCGCCCTGCTCGGGCCTAATGGCGCGGGGAAATCTACCCTGGTCGCCCTGCTCACCCGCCTCTACGACCTGCAACAGGGCGAGATAGCCGTGTGTGGCCATTCCTTGCGCCGCGAACCGCGCAAGGCCCTGGCGAAGCTCGGCGTGGTGTTCCAGCAGAGCACGCTGGACCTCGATCTGTCCGTGGAGCAGAACCTTGCCTACCACGCCTGCCTGCACGGCTTGCCGCGACGCCTGGCGCAGGCGCGCATCGAGCGGGAGCTGGAGCGCCAGCAACTGGTTCCACGCCGGCGCGACAAGGTGCGCCTGCTCAATGGCGGCCACCGCCGCCGGGTGGAGATCGCCCGCGCCCTGCTTCATGAACCGAGTTTGTTGCTGCTGGATGAAGCCAGCGCCGGCCTGGACCCGGCCAGCCGCGACGGCCTCAACCGCCACGTCCGGCAGCTCTGTAGCGACCGGCGTATGGCGGTGCTCTGGACCACTCACCTGCTGGATGAGGTGCGGCCCGAGGATCGACTGCTGCTGCTGCACCAGGGGCGGATCATTGCCAATGACAGCGCTGCCAGCCTCGGCTCACGCCACGCAGGCGGGCTTGCCGGCGCCTTCGAGCGGTTGACCGCATGA
- a CDS encoding multicopper oxidase domain-containing protein — MYLPKETSKARVRDAEIAKQNFAELANALIKGEVTRRDFIKWGLATSSGLLVPVHGLSPFTSSAYAATFDIPTGLPPSPLFGVQAFTQPMPRFDVLPRKPLVFGANVMDPLRHAPNTPGPDPLKEANQTQRPVPAVLGGKTGPIEGRPPGPIWAHQQWESFLPTIAVEVTQEGAKPNTQYHPGVPSNLNSGILETDDFPAAFHPDLPAQDALKLWTFNGTLPPKLLIGRYHESILFRHHNHLPDDPTQNGGFGIHTITTHEHNGHHGAENDGFTGAYFFPGQFYDYHYPICHGGYNTVNTGATDARCGSPTDAGGIDNVQGDYHETMSTHWFHDHMFSFTSQNVYKGNAGMFNIYSSLDRGNEELNDGVNLRLPSGSDKSYGNLDYDVNLMLADKAWDGDGQLAMNIFDFDGFLGDVMTVNLVYKPFFEVERRKYRFRILNAAVARFFKLSLSDASPMIQIANDGNLLPAPVVLTTLDEMGIAERYDIIIDFSRYKVGDKVWLVNLAEHENGRRPKEDLTLREAQSGTSSDPCVGRFLEFRIVRDPAKPDTSQVPSQLIQNPDLSKIPVAAQRVFEFGRGAKQTTTDPITSFFGPWGVGAEGGAKLAADFGRVSAAPRFGTREIWTLKNGGGGWDHPVHIHFEEGQILARDGSPNNVPAWERGRKDVYRLRPGGSVTLTMQFRDFGGMFMEHCHNTTHEDNAMLLRWEIDDAGGAFLRPLPTPIPTPQGVTFVPPDEVLPTAFR; from the coding sequence ATGTACCTCCCGAAAGAAACGTCAAAGGCACGTGTCAGAGATGCGGAAATTGCCAAGCAGAATTTCGCGGAACTGGCCAATGCCTTGATCAAGGGGGAAGTCACACGACGCGACTTCATCAAATGGGGGTTGGCCACTTCCAGCGGTCTGCTGGTTCCGGTCCATGGACTGAGCCCTTTCACCAGCAGCGCCTACGCCGCCACGTTCGACATTCCCACCGGGCTCCCACCCAGCCCGCTGTTCGGCGTGCAAGCCTTCACCCAACCCATGCCACGTTTCGACGTGCTGCCACGCAAGCCTCTCGTCTTCGGCGCCAACGTGATGGACCCGCTGCGGCATGCTCCGAACACGCCGGGGCCGGACCCGTTGAAGGAGGCCAACCAGACCCAGCGCCCGGTTCCCGCTGTCCTGGGTGGCAAGACCGGCCCCATCGAGGGGCGGCCTCCGGGCCCCATCTGGGCCCACCAGCAATGGGAGAGCTTTCTCCCCACCATTGCGGTGGAGGTCACTCAGGAAGGTGCAAAGCCCAACACCCAGTACCACCCCGGTGTGCCTTCCAACCTCAACTCCGGCATCCTGGAAACCGATGACTTCCCGGCAGCCTTCCATCCCGACCTGCCAGCGCAGGACGCACTGAAACTGTGGACCTTCAACGGCACACTGCCGCCCAAGCTGCTGATCGGCCGTTACCACGAGTCGATCCTGTTCCGTCACCACAACCATTTGCCGGACGACCCGACCCAGAATGGCGGCTTCGGCATCCACACCATCACCACCCATGAGCACAACGGCCACCACGGGGCGGAGAACGACGGGTTCACCGGCGCCTACTTCTTCCCCGGCCAGTTCTACGACTACCACTATCCGATCTGCCACGGCGGCTACAACACCGTCAACACGGGCGCCACCGACGCGCGTTGCGGCTCACCCACCGATGCCGGCGGTATCGACAATGTCCAGGGTGACTACCACGAGACCATGAGCACCCACTGGTTCCACGACCACATGTTCAGCTTCACCTCGCAGAACGTGTACAAGGGCAACGCCGGGATGTTCAACATCTACAGCAGCCTGGATCGTGGCAACGAGGAGCTCAACGACGGGGTCAACCTGCGGCTGCCCAGCGGCTCGGACAAGTCGTACGGCAACCTCGATTACGACGTGAACCTGATGCTCGCCGACAAGGCGTGGGATGGTGACGGCCAGTTGGCCATGAACATCTTCGACTTCGATGGGTTCCTCGGCGACGTGATGACCGTGAACCTGGTCTACAAACCCTTCTTCGAGGTCGAGCGGCGCAAGTACCGCTTCCGCATCCTCAATGCGGCAGTGGCGCGGTTCTTCAAGCTGTCCCTGAGCGATGCGTCGCCGATGATCCAGATCGCCAACGACGGCAACCTGTTGCCGGCCCCGGTGGTGCTCACCACGCTGGACGAGATGGGTATCGCCGAGCGCTACGACATCATCATCGACTTCTCCCGCTACAAGGTCGGCGACAAGGTCTGGCTGGTGAACCTCGCCGAGCATGAGAACGGTCGCCGGCCGAAGGAAGACCTGACCCTGCGGGAAGCCCAGTCGGGCACCTCCAGCGACCCCTGTGTCGGACGCTTCCTGGAGTTCCGCATCGTGCGTGACCCGGCCAAGCCCGACACCAGCCAGGTGCCATCGCAGCTGATCCAGAATCCCGACCTGTCGAAGATTCCGGTGGCGGCCCAGCGCGTCTTCGAGTTCGGCCGTGGCGCCAAGCAGACCACCACTGACCCGATCACCAGTTTCTTCGGGCCGTGGGGTGTTGGAGCCGAAGGCGGCGCCAAGCTGGCCGCGGACTTCGGCCGTGTCTCGGCGGCCCCGCGCTTCGGCACCCGCGAAATCTGGACCCTGAAGAACGGCGGCGGCGGTTGGGACCACCCGGTCCATATCCACTTCGAGGAGGGCCAGATCCTCGCCCGCGATGGCAGCCCAAACAATGTTCCGGCCTGGGAACGCGGCCGCAAGGACGTGTATCGCCTGCGCCCGGGGGGCAGCGTCACCCTCACCATGCAGTTCCGCGACTTCGGTGGGATGTTCATGGAGCACTGTCACAACACTACCCACGAGGACAACGCCATGCTGCTGCGCTGGGAAATCGACGACGCCGGCGGCGCCTTCCTGCGTCCGCTGCCAACACCGATCCCGACGCCACAGGGCGTCACCTTCGTACCGCCGGATGAAGTTCTGCCGACGGCGTTCAGGTAG
- a CDS encoding SCO family protein gives MGCVKWLATLVAVVLLSGEAALGAQPWGPGYFPDVPLVTQDGKTVHLYQDLLKGKKVAINMIFTSCADSCPLSTANLARVQKELGDQAADIHFYSITVDPETDTPQVLKAYAEKFHAGPNWLFLTGKEDDIRLAQKKLGLWSSTDAEDPDAHLTSLTVGNEPTGQWMRQSTLDNPRFLAAKLSTFLMGWQNQRGVAAQGYSAVPAIEDKGAGFFLFRRTCAACHTIGKGEALGPDLKGVTTRRDKDWLRRFIKAPDQMLEQRDPIAVELFNRYNQVRMPNLKLGDEDVEALIHYLEQQGATPPGQADSLPAPPPPGGG, from the coding sequence ATGGGCTGCGTGAAGTGGTTAGCCACGCTGGTGGCAGTCGTGTTGCTGTCCGGCGAGGCCGCCCTGGGCGCGCAGCCCTGGGGGCCGGGCTACTTTCCGGATGTGCCGCTGGTGACCCAGGACGGCAAGACGGTGCATCTCTACCAGGACCTGCTCAAGGGCAAGAAGGTGGCGATCAACATGATCTTCACCTCCTGCGCGGACAGCTGCCCCCTCAGCACCGCCAACCTGGCACGGGTCCAGAAGGAGTTGGGCGACCAGGCGGCCGACATCCATTTCTACTCCATCACCGTCGATCCCGAGACCGATACCCCGCAGGTGCTCAAGGCCTATGCGGAGAAATTCCATGCCGGTCCCAACTGGCTGTTCCTCACCGGCAAGGAAGACGACATCCGCCTGGCCCAGAAGAAGCTGGGCCTCTGGTCCAGCACCGATGCCGAGGACCCGGACGCGCACCTGACCAGCCTGACGGTCGGCAACGAACCCACCGGCCAGTGGATGCGCCAGTCGACCCTGGACAACCCGCGCTTCCTCGCGGCCAAGCTCAGCACCTTCCTGATGGGCTGGCAGAACCAGCGCGGCGTGGCAGCCCAGGGCTACTCAGCCGTTCCGGCCATCGAGGACAAGGGCGCGGGGTTCTTCCTGTTCCGCAGGACCTGCGCCGCCTGTCACACCATCGGCAAGGGCGAGGCGCTTGGCCCCGACCTGAAAGGCGTGACCACCCGGCGCGACAAGGACTGGCTGCGGCGCTTCATCAAGGCGCCCGACCAGATGCTGGAACAGCGGGACCCCATCGCCGTAGAACTCTTCAATCGCTACAACCAGGTCCGAATGCCCAACCTGAAGCTGGGCGACGAGGACGTGGAGGCCTTGATCCACTATCTCGAACAACAGGGGGCGACACCGCCGGGGCAGGCGGATTCGCTACCCGCACCCCCTCCACCCGGGGGCGGCTAG
- a CDS encoding ABC transporter substrate-binding protein: MRHYLLHGLAYLLALSGSALVATHVHAEDDSLDVRIGYLAWAPARGPLLSNVIPEPEDAGLRGAELAITDSNSTGRFLKHSYTLTAVRTATAEGLLTQARALHDQGLRLFVINAPAEQVVQLADALPDSLLFNAGSPSDELRGEQCRANLLHSLPNRAMLADALAQFLATRRWQRWLLVNGQTPDDQAYAAAVRRAAGRFGAKIVEEKPWSFDNDQRRSAQADMPLFTQAPEYDVVLVADERGDFGEYLPYNTWYPRPVAGTQGLTPTGWHKTVETYGAAQLQKRFEELTGRWMNDRDFAAWIAVRSIASAVTHLKKTDASAIRALALSADLPLDGFKGRKLSYRDWDGQLRQPIPLVHPRALVSTSPQDGFLHPVSELDSLGFDRPESTCRKFASAD; the protein is encoded by the coding sequence ATGCGCCATTACCTGCTTCACGGCCTAGCGTACTTGCTGGCACTGTCCGGCTCCGCCCTGGTCGCGACACACGTCCATGCCGAAGACGACAGCCTGGACGTGCGCATCGGCTACCTGGCCTGGGCGCCGGCCCGTGGGCCGCTGCTGTCCAACGTCATCCCCGAACCGGAGGACGCGGGGCTGCGCGGCGCCGAACTGGCCATCACCGACAGCAACAGCACCGGCCGCTTCCTCAAGCACAGCTACACCCTGACGGCGGTCCGCACCGCCACCGCCGAAGGACTGCTGACCCAGGCCCGCGCCCTGCATGACCAGGGCTTGCGGCTGTTCGTGATCAATGCCCCGGCGGAACAGGTGGTGCAGCTGGCCGACGCCCTGCCCGACAGCCTGCTGTTCAACGCCGGCAGCCCCAGTGACGAGCTGCGCGGCGAACAGTGCCGGGCCAACCTGCTGCACAGCCTGCCGAACCGCGCCATGCTGGCCGACGCCCTGGCCCAGTTCCTCGCTACCCGCCGTTGGCAGCGCTGGTTGCTGGTGAACGGGCAGACGCCGGACGACCAGGCCTACGCCGCAGCGGTACGCCGAGCCGCCGGGCGCTTCGGTGCCAAGATCGTCGAGGAGAAACCCTGGAGCTTCGACAATGACCAGCGCCGCAGCGCCCAGGCCGACATGCCGCTGTTCACCCAGGCCCCGGAATACGACGTGGTGCTGGTGGCCGATGAGCGCGGCGATTTCGGCGAATACCTGCCCTACAACACCTGGTACCCGCGCCCGGTCGCCGGCACCCAGGGGCTGACGCCCACCGGCTGGCACAAGACGGTGGAAACCTACGGCGCCGCCCAATTGCAGAAGCGCTTCGAGGAACTGACCGGGCGCTGGATGAACGACCGGGACTTCGCCGCCTGGATTGCCGTGCGCAGCATCGCCAGCGCCGTGACTCACCTGAAGAAGACCGATGCCAGCGCCATCCGCGCGCTGGCGCTGTCCGCCGACCTGCCCCTGGACGGTTTCAAGGGCCGCAAGCTGAGCTACCGCGACTGGGACGGCCAGCTGCGCCAACCCATTCCCCTGGTGCATCCACGGGCCCTGGTCAGCACCTCGCCGCAAGACGGCTTCCTGCACCCGGTGAGCGAACTGGACAGCCTCGGCTTCGACCGTCCGGAAAGCACCTGCCGGAAGTTCGCCTCGGCCGACTGA
- a CDS encoding ABC transporter permease, with product MTAYWQCLRGILLREWLRFVLQRTRFLSALVRPLLWLLVFAAGFRAALGIAIIEPYDTYITYETYIVPGLACMILLFNGMQGSLSMVYDREMGSMRLLLTSPLPRPFLLAARLLATSLVSLLQVYAFLAIAWLYGVQPPAFGLLAVLPALLLAALLLSALGLLLSNGIRQLENFAGVMNFVIFPLFFLSSALYPLWKMREASEWLYWLCALNPFSHAVEMVRFALYERFNGMAIAICLALTLLFAVAAVLSFNPQHAALRKAG from the coding sequence CTGACCGCCTACTGGCAATGCCTGCGCGGCATCCTGCTGCGCGAATGGTTGCGCTTCGTGCTGCAGCGCACACGATTCCTCAGCGCCCTGGTGCGCCCGCTGCTCTGGCTGCTGGTGTTCGCCGCCGGCTTCCGCGCGGCACTGGGGATCGCCATCATCGAGCCCTACGACACCTACATCACCTACGAGACCTACATCGTCCCGGGCCTGGCCTGCATGATCCTGCTGTTCAACGGCATGCAGGGTTCGCTGTCCATGGTCTATGACCGGGAAATGGGCAGCATGCGACTACTGCTCACCAGCCCCCTGCCCCGGCCTTTCCTGCTGGCGGCCAGGTTGCTGGCGACGTCGCTGGTGTCCCTGCTTCAGGTCTATGCGTTCCTCGCCATCGCCTGGCTCTACGGCGTTCAGCCGCCCGCCTTCGGCTTGCTGGCCGTGCTGCCCGCGCTGCTGCTGGCGGCCCTGTTGCTCAGCGCACTGGGGCTGCTGTTGTCCAACGGCATCCGCCAATTGGAGAACTTCGCCGGAGTGATGAATTTTGTGATCTTCCCGCTGTTCTTCCTCTCGTCCGCGCTTTATCCGCTGTGGAAGATGCGCGAGGCCAGCGAGTGGTTGTATTGGCTGTGCGCGCTCAATCCGTTCAGTCATGCGGTGGAGATGGTGCGCTTTGCCCTGTACGAGCGCTTCAACGGAATGGCCATTGCAATCTGCCTGGCCCTGACACTGCTCTTCGCAGTGGCGGCTGTACTGAGTTTCAACCCCCAGCACGCCGCACTGCGCAAGGCCGGGTAG
- a CDS encoding EamA family transporter: MPAARTLLLTALAMLAFAGNSLLCRIALKETAIDAVSFTAVRLCSGALMLWLLLRLRREPLAATGNWRGAAALFVYAAAFSYAYLQLDAGAGALLLFGAVQLCMVVFGLVRGERLNTQQALGFALATGGLVVLLLPGASAPPLVGGLLMLLSGLAWGAYTLLGRQAGLPLAATAGNFIRAVPFAVLLLLPFLGQLSWDLPGLIYALLSGALTSGIGYAIWYSALPGLGALQAASVQLSVPVLAALGGALLLGEHISLRLALVSVAVLGGIALVLRAKFQAVPQRA, encoded by the coding sequence ATGCCCGCCGCCCGCACACTGCTGCTCACGGCCCTGGCCATGCTGGCCTTTGCCGGAAACTCCCTGCTCTGCCGTATCGCCCTGAAGGAAACCGCCATCGACGCGGTGAGCTTCACCGCCGTTCGCCTGTGTTCCGGGGCCCTGATGCTCTGGCTGCTGCTGCGACTGCGCCGTGAGCCCCTGGCCGCCACCGGCAACTGGCGCGGCGCCGCGGCACTGTTCGTCTATGCCGCCGCGTTCTCCTACGCCTACCTGCAACTGGACGCGGGGGCCGGCGCGCTGCTGCTGTTCGGGGCCGTGCAGCTGTGCATGGTGGTGTTCGGGCTGGTGCGGGGCGAACGCCTGAACACCCAGCAGGCGCTGGGCTTCGCCCTGGCCACCGGTGGGCTGGTGGTCCTCCTGCTGCCCGGCGCCAGTGCGCCGCCGCTGGTGGGCGGGCTGCTGATGCTACTTTCGGGCCTGGCCTGGGGCGCCTACACCTTGCTCGGCCGCCAGGCCGGCCTGCCCCTGGCGGCCACCGCCGGCAACTTCATCCGCGCCGTGCCGTTCGCTGTCCTGCTCCTGCTGCCCTTTCTCGGCCAGCTCAGCTGGGACCTGCCGGGGCTGATCTACGCCCTGCTCTCCGGCGCCCTCACCTCTGGCATCGGCTACGCCATCTGGTACAGCGCCCTCCCCGGCCTCGGCGCCCTCCAGGCCGCCAGCGTGCAACTGAGCGTCCCCGTCCTCGCGGCCCTGGGCGGTGCCCTGCTGCTGGGCGAGCACATCAGCTTGCGCCTGGCCTTGGTGTCCGTGGCCGTCCTGGGCGGCATCGCCCTGGTGCTGCGAGCGAAGTTCCAGGCGGTGCCACAAAGGGCCTGA